Part of the Urocitellus parryii isolate mUroPar1 chromosome 2, mUroPar1.hap1, whole genome shotgun sequence genome, TTTATTTGAAAGGATTTTAATGGTTTTTCTCATCTTTCAGAGCTGGGCAGGTCGGCGTCTGTAAGACATCTTTGGTTCTTTCCATTTGATTCCCGGTCCTTGTGTTGTTTGTTCCCAGGTGTCTCGAGGACACCTTCTGTGACCATTTCCTCAACATGAGGTAGCTCTTCCTAGGTCTGGTGCAGAACTGGTAGAACTCACGTTCCCATTTGAGTATTACCCAGTAGCCTATTTCACCAGAACTAAGGTACTCCTTGAAGTTAGTGCCACCAAGACCAAAGCTAGCGTTGCCGTTATTGTAAGTGAAGGTCGATGGGGAGACCCAGTCCTGTTTCAGAGAGGCTGGATTGGGGGCAGTGTCTTAGAGTCATCTACCATACGTACGGTAGATGCTTTTGCATTTCTGATAATAgaacttttttgtcttttaagtgGAAAGGGAATAAGCACGGAATTAGAGAGGATAGTCGAGGGAACTTACTGGTTTCCATCAGCAGCTGCAGCGGCTCTAGTGACAGCCAGTCTGTGTGCCCATCCACATCCCCCAGTCTTCCAGGCACACCCTGGATGTTGCATTAGAGTTGTCAGGAACATTCTAGTACATAGCTAACTAAGCGACAGGAGTTCCTTAGTACCCCATCCCCACACGCCTTGATCGTGGCTGAGCGTCCCTGGGTCATTCCTGGGAGCCATTGCATATCTGCTGTCGGGTGGTCTGTCTTAATGTGACCAGTCTCCTGAAGTCCTCCCTTCAAACTGAGAAGTTGCCAGGTCCCACGCTGAGTGTAAGTGAGCATAACTGGCCTTTGGGAagcctttcttttcttaatgtggtttcaaaaaaaaaaaaaatatatatatatatatatattttttttttttttccagtattagggattgaatccaagagtgctctaccactgagctgctccctcagccctttctatttgGTATTTTGTGagaaggcctcactaagttgcttatgctGGCCTTGTACTtaatgaccctcctgcctctgcccctggagtttctgggattataggtgtgaccATGACTCCCAGCttgtttaagtttttaattgtATAACTGAAAGTCATGTCCTAGCTGAGTCACTCAATAACATCAAATAACAGACAGAGTTGTCTTTGGATAAGTtccgtcctttctccctgtgTGACCCTGCAGTGGCACTTCTTCCCTGCAGCTTTGCAGGCTGCAGCCCTGAGTTTGGGTGGGTGCTCCCGGGCTGGAAGTCTTGAACACCCACGTGGCCTATATGGGTCTCTGCTCTCCCCAGCACCCTGACCTGCCTGCACTTGTGTCCTTACAGGTTTCCGTGCCACCTGGCGCTCTGGACTGCTGGGTGTTTCTGAGCTGTCTGGAGGTGTTGCAGAGGATAGAAGGTTGCTGCGACCGGGCACAGATAGACTCCAACATTGCCCACACAGTGGGATTATGGAGCTATGCCACAGAAAAGGTACTGCCTCTGGGTGCGGAGTGCTCCCGATGTCCACATGGTGTTGTGTGGCAGGTGCCCTGAGCTGTCTGGAGCAGTCTTGCTTGTTGAGATTGCGACAGGTGCTCTTGTAGCCTGAAGTGCCTGGATGGCTCTGGGGTCAGGGCTCCCTACTGCTGTGAGTTTACCCAGTAGATAGCAAGTGCTTCCTGTGCTTGTGCTGGAGACGGGGCTGCAGGTGAGGAAGGGGTGGATGAGAAGGGCGGAGCTCACCACCTAGTGCGGAAAGgcagaaggtggcactcaggcgGGCTGCTGGGGAGCAGAGGAGCAGCCAACTGGGAGTTCCACTGGCACAGGGGATGGAGGGTGGAACCAGAGGCTAGCTGGCTCAGAGCCGTGCCAGGGACCACCTTAGGGAGTGTCTCGGTCTGAGATGATCCTAATGGTGTGGATTTCTGTATCCAGATTTGAGTCATTTCGATAGGAAAGCTGAATTTCAATCTTTTATCTTTGAATTCATTAATTTTCTACTGTCTCTTAagagaaatcagttgaaattgTGGTTTTATCTCAACAGCTAAAAGCCTTGGGCTACCTCTGTGGACTCGTGTCAGAGAAAGGACCTAATTCAGAAGATCTCAATAGGACAGTCGATCTCTTGGCAGGTTTGGGAGCCGAGCGACCTGAAACAGGTACTACTGTTGCTGAAGTACGGTAAGGAACGCCTGCTGAACTGAGAGCACTCCTACTAGTGGAATTCAGAAAAAATGAATAGTATCTATATCACACTGTTTGGATTTGAGGCCGTCTcagatcattttaataatttaatccaTTGGAGTGTTTGTAATGCATGTTTCTGAAAAGTCTGGCCTCAGAGGTCAGTGAGAGGTTATGAAGGGGTTAGACTACTTCATGAGTGTGCTAGCTGGAAAGAGCTCAGGGGGGGGCgagggcagaggcagagggatGCTGGCCTTGACAGTACAGTTCTGGTTGGCCTGGCTGCGTCCGTAATGCCACCGAGTCAGATGCAGCTCTGCCCTGTTGGAAGGGAAATGTGACTGCAGATGAGTAAGGATCTTGTCTCTCTTGGTTTAAGCCAACACAGCTCAGAGCCCTTACAAGAAGCTCAGAGAAGCCCTGTCCTCGGTGGAAGCTTTTGAAAAGCACTACTTGGTGAGTACTGACAGTGCTCCCTGTGCCCGTGGGGCAGCTCCACCTATAGGAGACTTGCCCTTTAGCCTGACCTTTGGAGTTGGGATGTGCTTGGGTTATTTCTTTGGCATCCTTGGGAACTGTGGACAAAACGTGGAATGATTGTTTGTCAAATGTTTATGAATACCTCGTGCCATAATTAGGCATGGATGCATCTTTGAATACTTACAATTTTGTTCAAAATGGGTTTGCCCCTTTAATAAGTAGAAATTATGAAGGGAACCATTTGTTGGGCAGAGCTATTATGCTTGATTTTACAAGATTTGATTAGACAGACTTCAGAAAGCAGCATGGATAGTAGCGTGGGAGATCCACTCGGTTCCTGGGTTGTGGGTAATTCAGGTTCTGAGCGTGTCCCCTGGGATACAGATGGGTGGGAACCCTCAGAAATGTTGTTAAAGGGTCTGCTCTAGgaattgtaaaaaagaaaaagaagagaaagagcacCCTCAGATAAAAGGACTTTGAAAAGTTACTCTTGTGATGAACAAATTCATGGGCATTTATTATCGTCCttcattatttatatgtatgtatggacCCATGCACGTTATTGACTATACTGGTTACGTGTTAcagaaaaacaacacaaaaataaatgccaaGTAAAAAATGATGTTACTATTAATAACAATGTCTTTTGCTATAGCTTTGGATAAATGCACATAGGATTTGTCTAGCATTAAAAATTCAAGAacttttgctgggcatggtggcaccctcctgtaatcccagtggcttgggaggctgaagcaggaggatcgtgagttcaaagccagcctcagtaacttagcaaagcacttagcaactcagtgagaccttgtctctaaatgttaaaaaagggctggggatgtgtctcagtggttaagcgctccccTAGggcaatcctcagtactaaaaaacaaaagaaaaccagattCAAGCATgtaattctgcttttccttttccaCAGGATCTGTCCCATGCTACCATTGAAATGTACACGAGCATCGGGAGGACTCGATCTGCCAAACTCGTTGGGAAAGATGTAGCAGAATTCTACATGTAATTGCTCTTGAACTTTTCTCTGAATTCTAAACATTTCACATATATAGTGAAAGAAGATTTGGGTGTGGAGTTAATGTCAAGAGTACCTAAATGTAGAATCTATTCTTCAGCTACCgtcattttggtttttaatttttttctgaaaagtgaGAGAGAGGCTTTTAGCTTGTTATTCCTAATAACTTATTGGTCTTTgaagttcttttatttaatatctctctctctctaacacacacacacacgcacgcacacacaatATTATAAGTAACTTTGAAGATCTGTGTGGGGTATTTGGGAATCTTCTCCCCGAGGGAACGTGGACTGAAGTGTTGTTCTGTAGTGTCCGCTAGTTCCTCCCTCGGGTCTCAGCAGGATGGGAATGGAGCAGCTGCGTGTGTTGGGCGCATGCTGGAGGGCAATCCAAGGTGATTGCTAAGTGTGTTCAGATAGCACACGAATTTCTGTTCCTGTTCCAGCTGCAGTTTGagtgcaaagaaaagaccacgaATTTAATCTATTTCTAAGGTGTTTGATAAAACCAGCCTGTAGAAGAGAAGAAAGCCTGGCTGGCCATGCAATTGCTGTTTCAGTTGGAAAGAGATATAGAGTATAAGGAAAAGACATAAAGGCCATGTATTCATTAATGTTCTCTcaaaaaaagatacatttgaAATGAGGTCTTGAAATCTGTGCTTATAGTAAGTTCAGCAGCTGAAGCAAGAGAGGAGAGTGTGTGAGCTGATGTGAGCGGCTGGGAAGGGGCTCACAGGTGGGTGGTCCGAGTGCACCTTCTGTTTTCCAGAACATCGATGGCAGAGCCAAGGCTAGCACTAGGCTCTCCTGAATCCCCTCTGGTGCACCTGTTACCTGAGCAGGAAGGCCAcgtctaatcctaaccctaatcctaagtgTGTAATTAGGAAAGGTGAACTCTTCCCACTTCCAGAGTAGATTGACGGACTTGGGAATGTCCCCTGGTGCCCTGGCGCCTGCTTGGCAGTGCTGGCCTTCCCCTAGCTCAGCCCTGTGGGGAAGGAGGGGGTCCAGCTTTTTTCTGAACTGGGCAGGCCCCAGTGGTTTGTACCTTGAACTGTTTTGGGTTTTACTCTGAGCCTCTTCAGTTTCCCTGGGACCGGGCAGCTTCCTCCTAATGACACATGTTGCTGATTGAATCCCTCCTGGCTCTCTGTGGCTCTCTGCCCGAGCTCCCCTGACTGGGCCTCAGGGCTCTGTTTGCATGTGTCTCGGGTGGCATGACTGCTGGGCAGCCCTGGCAGTCCCTTCTGCTCTCACCTCTCACCCAAGTTGATGAACGATGCCTGGCGCTGGCAGCAGCGAGGTGGTCCTGTTACTGCCAGCCACTCCTCAGCCCTCGCCTGGCAGCCCCGGGTGGATCTTGGGCTAGAGCACTCTCCCGTGAGGGGTAGCAGCCAGAACTAGGCAGAGGTGGTGCTTGTGTCCTGCAGGGTGTGAGGGGCAGCAGGTGCCCCCGGAAGGAGCGCATCCCCTTCTCACAGGAGCTGTGCTTGTTGACTTTGCCAGGAGGAAAAGGTCTGCACAGAAGGCAGAAGCTCACCTGCAGGGGGCTCTGAAAACCTACCTGGCCGAGGGCTGGGCCCTGCCCGTCACTCACACGAGGAAGCAGCTGGCCGAGTGCCAGAAGCACCTTGGGCAAATCGAAAAGTATCCTTTTCTGGACTAGGACTGTTGCTTTCTGTTCTTAGAGGAAGGTTGTTTACAGCATTCTGGTGTGAACTGAATGCCTGGCCCCTGGTTTTTAAACTAACTTCAGGTTTCTGATAATTAAAAACACAacaatcacaatttaaaaaatgaaggatgCCCTTTGGGCCACACTTGGAAGGCCAAAGAGGACTTTGGAAGCCCTTTTGCCTCCAGCACTCCCTGTGTGAGGTCCTCTGACCCCTTAACTCTCCACTCCAGCTATCTGCAGACGAGCAGCCTTCTGGCCAGCGATGGTCACCTCACCCAGGAGGAGCGGGCACACTTCTGCCAAGAGATACTCAGCTTTGCCAAGCAACAGGTGGACAGCCCGGGTAAgactaacctttttttttttaagagaggagagagagagaagttttttaatatttatttttcagttttcgatggacacaacatctttattttattttatgtggtgctgaggatcgaacccagcgccccgcgcatgccaggcgagcgcattaccgcttgagccacacccccagccccagactaacattttaaactttattatggATATTTTCAAATACTAGAGGAAAGTAAGAAGAATAACACAAGCTACACTGACCTCTCAGAGTCAGCAGTCAACGTTTTGGTGTACAGCAAGCGCatgtctgtgtcttttttttgcctttttcactTTTGCTGAACTTCACAGAAACTCCAGATCATGGTGTAATGCTTCAGTCTGAGAGCAGTTTAGATGGATGGTCTCTACCCACACCCAAGGGGTTCTGCTAAGGTCTGTGTTCAGGTTTCTCTCGTCATGAGTTATTAGCAGGATCAGTGAGGAATCACGTGCTGCATCTGGTTGTGATGTCTCGGTTGCTCCCGTCTCTTTCTTTGTCCAGACACTGGCTTCTGCTTGTGGAGGTGGAGTGCATATGCCTGTGGCCCTCTCACTGCAAGCGCCCTACTTAGCAGCTGTGTGCAGCCACCACTGCAGGCCACTGCAGAACGCTGTCCTCATCCCAGAAGGTCCCCCTGCTGCTCTCCCAGTCCCTGCCAGCCATCAGTCTGCTTCCTGTCTTATGAGACCCATCTTGGGTGCTCCACTCAGAATCCTGGTCTCTCCCTGGCTTGATTGGGTGTCTTCAAGCCCATGTGACCCTGCTTTATCTCTTGTTAGTGTTCCACGCTCGGATCCAGTTGTCCCCCAGACTGGCCCACCTTCTGGAATTGTCTCAGTGTTTCATCAAGGTTACCCCTAAATGGAAGTGAGACTGCAATGCTTGAATgcaggttgactttttttttttttttttttttggtaccaggaattgatgCCAGGTTAAATGTTCTGGCAAGTACACTTTATGATGATGCTGTGTGGCAAGATTAAATTTATCATATCATTTAACTCCTTATGTTGAGCTTACCAAGAGGAGCACCTTTTGAATCGGTCACTCTACTGCTcagctcaggctgctgtaacaagaTACTAGAGATGGAGTCGTGCCACGAGCATTTGTTTTCTCAGTGTTCTGGAGGCGGAAGTCTGAGGTCAGTGCGGCAGGGCAGGTTCTGGTGAGGCCTCTTCCTGACTTGTAGACGACTGCCTTCTCGCTGTGTCCTCatgtggaggaggagaagagagcagCTCTGTGGTGTCCCTGGCTGTCTCAGAGGGCACTTTCCCATCAGAAGGTCCCACCCTCCTGATCTGAGCCAGCCTGATCTTTAACCTGACAGGGCCACCTCCAGATTCCACATGCAGGGTGTCAGGGCTTCACCACAGACGTCTCAGGGCACAGCTCCGTTCATGGTAGTTATCACGTGAAAGCTGAGTTTTCCAAAGGCTTTGGCTCCAGGTTCGCCTGATCCTTGACAGCTAGGATGGGTTTCCTCCAAGAGGGCTACCTGGATGGGCTTCAGGAGCCACAGGACAGTGGTTTGGCTTTATAGCCTTATTTAGTGTGCCTGACCAGGTTGTTAGTGTGGTGCCCACGTCTGCTGTGGTGTGGGAGGTGATGTTGGCACTTGGCACCCTGTGTGAAGGGCGTCCCATCGGTACTTACCACATGCTCTTACGCCACCTGTCTCAGCAGGTCTCCTTTAGGTAAtcaaaaatgatttgtttttctttttttgagctggggatggaagccagaGCCTCGCACAGTCCAAGCCAGTGGACAGCACCCAGCCCTGTCCTGAGGCTGATGAGTGGTGGTCTCTTCAGCCTTCCCCACCAGGGTGCTTATAGAAAGGAGGCTGCAAGGCCGGAGTGGCAGGTTCTTGCCCAGCAGGGTGACTACAGCCACCCTTGGCTGCAGTTTTGGTCAGAGGCCCCGAACACTGGTGCTCACTTGCAGGTGTACAGGGGCCTGAGAATACCTTGAATCAAGAGAAGGAGTTGGGATCCCCTGAAAACAACTCTAGGGATTAGACTGTTGACAGAGTTTGTTTTGAAACTGAGAAGTTTGTTGACCTATTTCTCTCAAATTTGCTGGAACATATTTGTAAACCCGAATTTTGGTTGATTTTATAATTCCCCAGAAGTATCTGGGCATCAGTTCATGTTCTGCTTTTAACAAAGTGCTTCTGAGGGGTTAAGATGGCAGAAGATGGTTTCCCTGCTCTCCCGCGAAGGTCACTGCTGCTTCTCCTGCTGAGCGAGTGCTTCCGCCCTGGCCGTGCCCAGgccctgcttcctggtgccaaaGGAAGCGTGCCTTGGGCTCAGGGGCAGCGGTGGTGTGTGCTCACAGGTCACAGGATCCTGCTGCCCATGCACTCCTTTGCACAACTGAGGGATCTCCACTTCGACCCTTCCAATGCCGTGGTCCACGCGGGTGGCGCTCTCTCTGTAGAGATAACCCTGTACAGCCAGATGCCTGTCCCCGTCCACATGGACCAGATTGCTGTCAATGTCCACTTCAACATAGAGAAAAACAGTTACCGGAAGACTGCTGAGTGGCTGACCAAGCACAAGACGTCCAACGGGATTATTAACTTTCCAGCCGAGACTTCACTGTTCCCTGTGTCCCAGAACAGCTCACCTGCGCTGGAGCTATCGGAGATGTTCGAGCGCAGCCCTTCTGATAATTCCTTGAACACAACAGGGATTATTTGCAGAAATGTCCACATGCTCCTGAGGAAGCAGGAAGGCGGCTCTTCTCTAGAAACACCCTCGGGGGTGGCCCTGGAGGACGGGGCCCACGTGCTGCGGTGCAGCAGTGTGACTCTGCAGCCTGGGGCCAACAGGATAGCCTTCAGGACCCAGGTACATGCTTGACTGGGAAGTGGATGTGGGGGTGGTGGAGAGGATGGTCAAGTGTGAGAATCAGGGGAGACCCTGCCTGGCTCGCCTGTTTAGTCTTGTCCCTAAGGAAAGATACActagtgtttaaaaaaatcttatatatatatatacagtttttcAGCTGTGGATAAATTCTGAGTGAAGTTCTTTGTGTAGCTATTTGGGAGTTTAGCTATTTCCCTGGGTATTAAAATGCTCGTTTGTTATCAGAAGATTTTGAAGGAGATGGCGCGCTCACATCAAACTGTTTTCCTTTTGTGGCCACTCAGTGTCAAAGCAGTTGCCTCTAAGATGAGTCTGCTCAGACTCATCTTAGTTGCAGCACGCCCAGTATAGTTCGCTCGCCCAAGGGGCCAGGCTTGGAGGAGGAGGCACTTGGCTGCCCGTGGGCTAAGTAGGTCTACTGGGCATGTCCACAGGGTGCTGTCACAGAGAGCGCCATGGCAGGGGCTCATGTTGGAACTAGAAGTGTGGAGTCCACCTGAAGCATCAGCTCAGAAAATCAGGGAATGGGAGATGCAGAGGGCACCCTGGAACAGCCCAAGTGTAGGCGCGGATGCACAGGGCAGAGGGttagaagggagaaggagaagcatTTGGAAGAGATTATGGTCCAGCCTTACTAGAAAACTGGTAACCTCAAAAGGCTATCTTTCCAAATGTCTGATTTGACCCTAGGCCAAGGAGCCTGGAACATACACACTCCGCCAGCTGTGTGCCTCAGTGGGCCCCGTGTGGTTCGTCCTTCCGCACATCTACCCCATCGTGCAATACGATGTGTACTCTCAGGAGCCCCAGCTGCACGTGGAGCCGCTGGCTGGTGAGTGGCCTGCAGCCCTTGAGGAGGCTGCTGTGGCAGTGCCGAGAGGTTCCTCTCATGTCCGTTAGCCATGTCTGTCTGCAAGCAGCACCGTGGTAGCACAGTGGAAATGTGCCTGGCACTAACCCGTTGTCACTCTGCTGCTGgtcagaatattcattttcctatcACTGCTGGCTTCCATGTTTATGGTAGCTGTGGTGTATCTGAAAACAAGAAAGGAGAAAGTCAGCCAGTGTCAGCAAAGGTCAGCTGCAGGGGCCCAACTGGACGTAGTCATGCTCCATGCTCACAGCCAGCCTTCTCCTTCAGAGGTGCTGCGAAAGCCTCACCCTCTGGCATGGCATTTGAGAACCTTGGAGCTACTGTCCTTTTAGATAAGTTCTAAAACGAGAAGAGGTTGGTTTTCAAAATGATGGAAGACCACAGGGTGCTTCCTCAAACACTGGTGAATGGATGTCTTAGTCATTAGCTTGGTTCTTGTTTCCTCCATTTGGAAACAATACCAaggaaagccttttttttttattctttcaaactTCTGCCAGAGTCACCAGCAGAGGCTCTCAGATGCCACACACAACAGTCAACAGTCCATCTCTTAAGGGGCTTTTTCTCACAGAAGGATCAGGAGACAGGCTGAGCTCTGTTCCTTTGAGGGACCAAGTAGTGGCAGCTGGGCAGGGCTGCCCCCAACCCCTCACTGTCCTTCCTGCCTTCAGCCATGGCCTCCTGGACTCATCTGTTCCTTCTTATTCTTGGTCTCTTGCCTTCTCCTGCCAACCCCAGATGGGGTGCTCAGAACCTCCAGTCCACTTTCACCCTTTTTCTGGCGGGGTGTGAGCAGTGGCCAGCCATTTTGCTAGGCTACTTCTGAATCAAACATGGGGACCTTCTGAATGGCTTTGGCCACGCTGTTACTGTGGCTGTCTTTGAGCCTCATTGTCTGCTTCTCTCTCACTGACTGGCAGGTGGGTTTTGAGACCCCCATCTGTGTCCAGGCGCACAGTTCTCAGTTCCCAGCACGGTCCCCCTTGATTCTGCAGTTAGGCTGTTGCGAGGAAGTCGGGGCAGCAGGGAGCGGAGACCGAGTGAACTCAAGGAGTTTCCCCGTGCACAGGTCTCGGCTAACAGCATCTCCTCTGGCCTCCTCTCAGGCTGTGAGCCTCTGCTCCCTGTGGGAGGGATGCTGATTGCCATCTCGTTTCTTTCAGATAGCCTTTTGGCGGGTATTCCTCAGAAGGTCAAGTTCACTGTCACTACTGGCCATTATACAGTAAAAAATGGGGACAGCCTCCAGCTCAGCAACGTGGAGGCCATGCTGATCCTGTGCCAGACCGAGAACAGAGCCACGATCTTTTCCAACTCGAGAGGTAAGACTCCTGGTGCCACCTGTCGTGAGGCAGGTGGGTGGTGTGCTGGATCATAGGAAAGTGACCCATGTCCCACCATCCAGTCAGCATGCCCTGATGCCTCCCAGTGCCCCTGCTGTCCTCACAGGCATCTGATGGAGGTTCCTCAGTGGACTGACCCAGCTCCTGGTCTGGTGCCAGGTGGTGTGACCTTGCTGGTGACACATGGTGCAGCTTCACAGCCATGCCACTCCACAGGGACACCCCCGACCACCACCATTGGAAAGCTCGAGCAGTTACCCTTTTTGTAGGCCTTGGTCAGAGCCCTTGAGGATGCCCAGGGCCCACAGACCACCCGTGGAGTGCGAAGGAAGGCCTGCACTGCTGTTGGGCGGGCCATGGTCCACTGGAGGCATGCAGCAGCAGGCATACGGGGCCACGCCCGAAAGACCTGCCCTGTCAAGTCTTCAGCCTGGGAGCAGTGGCCACCCTGCGACTCCCCTGTTGACCCATTTTGTCCTGGGGCTTTTCTTGGACTTGCTGCCTCTCCCTTGGCCCCGTTGTCTTTCCCTGTGGTGCACAGGACAGTGGGAACTCATGCAGGGCCCACTACCTGCTGACAAGAGGGGCTAGCAGGGGATGCGTGTGTCTGAGGGGGCTCTTTGCACCCCCCACAGAGGAGTCTTCTGTCGCCTCGCTCCGGATCCAGGCCTCTGACAAGGTCACAAGCATCGGTCTGCCTGCTGCGCCTGCGTACCACGTGATCGAGTTTGAGCTAGAGGTTCTGTCTTTACCTTCAGCTTCAGCAGCTATGGGGGAGAGGGGCACTCAAGGGACACCGGAGATCCACAGGAAGCAGAAGGACAGGCAGAGAACTGGTCACTGCATGGTTACCACAGACCACAAGGTAGGGAGGCTGCAGGCTGGCTGCGTTTTTGGCAGCTTCTGTCCGTCTGCCTGTCGTGTAAGGTGGCTTCTGCTCCCGCCTGTGAAGCGTCCCTTTCCTGGCTGCATTGCAGGCGCCACACTGAGGGAGTGAGGGGAGTCTGCTGGTCTTGTGAGTGGCAGAGCAGCTATGTCAGGTGT contains:
- the Trappc10 gene encoding trafficking protein particle complex subunit 10 isoform X3, which codes for MIFVINRATGKFEDDMRTLREKRTEPGWSFCEYFMVQEELAFVFEMLQQFEDALVQYDELDALFSQYVVNFGAGDGANWLTFFCQPVKSWNGLVLRKPIDMEKRELIQRQEATLLDLRSYLFSRQCTLLLFLQRPWEVAQRALELLHSCVQELKLLEVSVPPGALDCWVFLSCLEVLQRIEGCCDRAQIDSNIAHTVGLWSYATEKLKALGYLCGLVSEKGPNSEDLNRTVDLLAGLGAERPETANTAQSPYKKLREALSSVEAFEKHYLDLSHATIEMYTSIGRTRSAKLVGKDVAEFYMRKRSAQKAEAHLQGALKTYLAEGWALPVTHTRKQLAECQKHLGQIENYLQTSSLLASDGHLTQEERAHFCQEILSFAKQQVDSPGHRILLPMHSFAQLRDLHFDPSNAVVHAGGALSVEITLYSQMPVPVHMDQIAVNVHFNIEKNSYRKTAEWLTKHKTSNGIINFPAETSLFPVSQNSSPALELSEMFERSPSDNSLNTTGIICRNVHMLLRKQEGGSSLETPSGVALEDGAHVLRCSSVTLQPGANRIAFRTQAKEPGTYTLRQLCASVGPVWFVLPHIYPIVQYDVYSQEPQLHVEPLADSLLAGIPQKVKFTVTTGHYTVKNGDSLQLSNVEAMLILCQTENRATIFSNSREESSVASLRIQASDKVTSIGLPAAPAYHVIEFELEVLSLPSASAAMGERGTQGTPEIHRKQKDRQRTGHCMVTTDHKVSIDCPWSIYSTVIALTFSVPFRTTHSLLSSGTRKYVQVCVQNLSELDFQLSDSSLVDVGNAADLQLAPLNAQCQQHIHSKQSVFFVWEIQWTQEPPPALHCQFSVGFSPASEERLSISLKPYTYEFQVENFFTLYTVKAEISPAVGAEYCRTGSLCSLEVSITRLADLLEVDKDEALTESDEYFSTKLMYEVVDNSSNWAVCGKSCGVVSMPVAAQATHRVHMEVMPLFAGYLPLPDVRLFKYLPHHSAHSSQLDADSWIENDSLSVDKHPDDQLDCSSVRSRGSVASVASSEHKGLPMPRLQALPAGQVFNSSMGMQVLVIPSQDDHVLEVSVT